The genomic segment TCAGGAAACCAATCAGCCGGACAAAGCTGCGAACGAAACGACAAACAATTCGGGACAAGAACTGCTCTTTGTCGGCTGGAGCGGCGAGCAAGAACTTGCCGGACCTCCGATCAAAAGTTACATGAAAGCCTGGAGCGATGCGCATGCGCCGGATTCGATTACATGGATGGGGTGGCCGTGGGGGCAAACGCTTGAGCAATTGCTCCTCAGAGGGCAAGGCAATGAACAGATGGATGTGGCGCAAGTCGATATCGGCTGGCTGAAAACACTGAGCGACGCCGGCTTGTTGACGGACTTGTCTACGGTATTTGATCAAAAATGGCTGACGGATAATTACAGCGAAGCATATTTGAAAATGGGCCAGGTGGACGGCAAGCAGGTTGCGCTTCCATGGACCGTCGCCGCCACTTCGCTGGTGAAAAATCCAAGCATTCTGGAAGCATCCGGCGTTAAGCAAGATCCGACGACGATCGAAGAATTTGAAGCGGCTCTGAAGCAAATCAAGGCGGCGAATAAAGACATCGTCCCATACGCGTTTGACACCAAAGATGAAGAAATGAGCACGGACTTTCAGGTTTGGCTGAAAATGTTCGGCAGCGACGTATTTGACGATAATGGCAATATCATTATCAACAACGAGGGCGGCGTCAAGGCGGTTACCTGGTTGAAGAGCTTGCTGGATCAAGGTTTGGTCAAGATGGATATTGCCAAGTATGATGCCAGACAATTGTTTGTTCAGGGAAAAACGGCATATATCGACGACTCGATCATTATCAAGGGGAATGTAAGCAGCGCGGGCGTTTCCGCCGCCGATTTGCCTTCCAGGATAAGCCCGGTAAAAAGGCCGGTTGTAAAAGCGGGCGACCCGCAAGTATCCAAGCTGTGGGGACATATGCTGGTTATTCCGACTACGGCCGTTGCTCCAAAGAAATCAGCAAGCTTCATTCAGCACCTTGTAGGTCCCGAATCCTCATTGGATTACTTCACCAAAGTGGGACAATTGCCGGTTGTCAAGGAAGCGATCGCCAACGAGAAGGTGCAGAGCGATCCGATTTCCAAAACGTGGTTGGAGTTGACCGAATTCAGCACGCCGTCGGATACGGAAAGAACCAATGTGAAAAAAGTGCTTGATAAAATTATTACGGAGGAAGTCCAGGCGGCTATGCTGGGTGCGAAGTCGCCGCAAAAAGCAATGGATGATGCGGCTTCCCGTATAAAAGAGGCA from the Bacilli bacterium genome contains:
- a CDS encoding extracellular solute-binding protein codes for the protein MFRLASIMLLTLSLIFVAACSGGGGSKNDATQETNQPDKAANETTNNSGQELLFVGWSGEQELAGPPIKSYMKAWSDAHAPDSITWMGWPWGQTLEQLLLRGQGNEQMDVAQVDIGWLKTLSDAGLLTDLSTVFDQKWLTDNYSEAYLKMGQVDGKQVALPWTVAATSLVKNPSILEASGVKQDPTTIEEFEAALKQIKAANKDIVPYAFDTKDEEMSTDFQVWLKMFGSDVFDDNGNIIINNEGGVKAVTWLKSLLDQGLVKMDIAKYDARQLFVQGKTAYIDDSIIIKGNVSSAGVSAADLPSRISPVKRPVVKAGDPQVSKLWGHMLVIPTTAVAPKKSASFIQHLVGPESSLDYFTKVGQLPVVKEAIANEKVQSDPISKTWLELTEFSTPSDTERTNVKKVLDKIITEEVQAAMLGAKSPQKAMDDAASRIKEAMK